A genomic region of Streptomyces rimosus contains the following coding sequences:
- a CDS encoding NAD-dependent epimerase/dehydratase family protein, whose amino-acid sequence MRVLLIGANGYLGRYVADRLLADPAVQLTALGRGDDADVRFDLASGSPGALTRFLDAVHPGVVINCAGTTRGGARDLTRHNTVAVATVCESLRRSSCGARLVHLGCASEYGPSQPGSSTAEDAVPRPGGPYGVSKLAATELVLGSGLDAVVLRVFSPVGPGTPAGSPLGRLAEAMRRAMQSGDTELKLGGLGVQRDFVDVRDVARAVHAASLSAAQGVVNIGTGHAVRLREAAALLARVAGFGGSLHELDTPPGYPGGGPAAARLAIPGPTSEHGTIPPAYPYPDGCGSWQQADVRTARDRLGWRPRIGLEESLADIWMEAACRI is encoded by the coding sequence ATGAGGGTGCTGCTCATCGGTGCCAACGGGTACCTCGGGCGCTATGTCGCCGACCGGCTGCTCGCCGACCCCGCCGTCCAGCTGACCGCCCTCGGGCGCGGCGACGACGCGGACGTCCGCTTCGACCTGGCCTCCGGCAGCCCGGGAGCGCTCACCCGCTTCCTGGACGCCGTCCACCCCGGCGTAGTGATCAACTGCGCGGGCACCACCCGGGGCGGCGCCCGCGACCTGACCCGGCACAACACCGTCGCGGTCGCCACCGTCTGCGAGTCGCTGCGGCGCAGCAGCTGCGGCGCCCGGCTCGTGCACCTGGGCTGCGCCTCCGAGTACGGCCCCTCGCAGCCCGGTTCCTCGACCGCCGAGGACGCCGTCCCGCGCCCCGGCGGCCCGTACGGCGTCAGCAAGCTCGCCGCCACCGAACTGGTCCTCGGCTCCGGCCTGGACGCCGTCGTGCTGCGGGTCTTCTCGCCCGTCGGCCCCGGGACCCCGGCGGGCTCGCCGCTGGGCCGCCTCGCGGAGGCGATGCGGCGCGCGATGCAGTCCGGCGACACCGAACTGAAGCTGGGCGGCCTGGGCGTACAGCGCGACTTCGTGGACGTACGGGACGTGGCGCGGGCCGTGCACGCCGCCTCCCTCTCCGCCGCGCAGGGCGTGGTCAACATCGGTACGGGGCACGCCGTACGGCTGCGCGAGGCCGCCGCGCTGCTCGCCCGCGTCGCCGGGTTCGGCGGCTCACTCCACGAACTGGACACCCCGCCCGGCTACCCGGGCGGCGGCCCCGCCGCGGCCCGCCTCGCGATTCCGGGGCCGACATCTGAACACGGCACCATCCCCCCTGCGTACCCCTATCCGGACGGGTGCGGGAGCTGGCAGCAGGCGGACGTGCGCACCGCTCGCGACCGCCTGGGGTGGCGGCCCCGGATCGGGCTGGAGGAGTCCCTCGCCGACATCTGGATGGAGGCCGCATGCCGTATCTGA
- a CDS encoding lysylphosphatidylglycerol synthase transmembrane domain-containing protein, giving the protein MIRDQEETAEQQGAVPPREAGTPEALSTDTPARGDGTSRGKPSQASATEKASTIEKAGRAEESASPEGPDQPRRADTATASSGAGGAAEEECTAGGAGGAGSPAPSGATGTSTRKKSAPDRPKTDKPVPDKPKSEKTEKADRTAPLSDRVGSEFHVDQVSGDEPLLPARVHRPSDLMRLLLGIVGIALVLLLANYAHGTTQGLQRDIGEGAGLAPRLLINFAGLASSVAVLIVPVAFAVERLIKRDGLRIADGVLAAVLAHGVSLATDLWVAEAAPESIRVALTQPLANGGLTAPVHSYLAPVIAYMTAVGMSRRPRWRVAMWCVLLLDAFAVLVGRYTTPLAIVTTILIGWTVAFGTLYAVGSPNVRPTGQNLLAGLRRVGFHPVSAVRAEDIGNPEHPEHVDRGRRYIVTLEDGPPIDVTVVDRERQAQGFFYRVWRRLSLRGINQRRSLQSLRQALEQEALLAYAAIAAGASAPKLIATSELGPDAVMLVYEHIDGRPLDALPDEEITDELMRNAWRQVAALQSRRIAHRRLVGDALLVDRSGSIILTDLRGGEIAAGDLVLRMDIAQLLTTFALRTGAERAVAAAVDVLDPDAVADSLPLLQPIALSRTTRSTLRQLARERSAREREAVLEASRATKERKAAEAARRGGAHTQEQPANRKVARAEKSAEKRAVDEALEEAREEDLLSQIRQQVLLIRPAAPVEPARLERIRPRTLVTWIAGVFAAYFLASQITHAKFGEVVGEAQWVWVVAALVFSTLTYPAAAMSLLGFVPEKVSFLRTVIAQVAGNFVKLVAPAAVGGVALNTRFLQRSGIRPGLAVASVGASQLFGLGCHILLLLTFGYLTGTERTPSLSPSRAVIAGLLTAAVLVLVVTAVPGLRKFIGTRVRSLFAGVVPRILDVLQRPKKLVVGISGTLLLTAANVLCLDASIRAFGGGGQLSYAAIAVVFLAGNAVGSAAPTPGGVAAIETALTTTLTLAGLTTDIAFPAVLLFRLMTFWLPVLPGWISFTQLTRKGQI; this is encoded by the coding sequence GTGATACGAGATCAAGAAGAGACGGCCGAACAGCAGGGTGCGGTGCCTCCGCGGGAGGCCGGCACCCCTGAGGCGCTGTCCACCGACACCCCCGCCCGGGGGGACGGGACATCACGGGGGAAGCCGTCACAGGCTTCCGCGACCGAAAAGGCGAGCACGATCGAGAAGGCCGGAAGAGCCGAGGAGTCCGCGAGTCCGGAGGGGCCGGATCAGCCCCGCCGGGCCGACACGGCGACCGCTTCCAGCGGAGCGGGGGGCGCGGCAGAAGAGGAATGCACGGCCGGAGGGGCCGGGGGGGCCGGATCGCCCGCACCATCGGGGGCGACCGGCACATCCACCCGGAAGAAGTCCGCACCCGACCGGCCGAAGACGGACAAGCCCGTGCCCGACAAGCCAAAGTCGGAGAAAACAGAGAAGGCGGACCGCACCGCCCCACTCTCCGACCGCGTCGGCAGCGAGTTCCACGTGGACCAGGTCTCCGGTGACGAGCCGCTGCTCCCCGCCCGGGTGCACCGGCCCTCCGACCTGATGCGCCTGCTGCTGGGCATCGTCGGCATCGCGCTGGTGCTGCTGCTGGCCAACTACGCGCACGGCACGACCCAAGGTCTCCAGCGCGACATCGGCGAGGGCGCCGGGCTGGCGCCGCGGCTGCTGATCAATTTCGCCGGGCTGGCGTCGAGCGTTGCCGTGCTGATCGTGCCGGTGGCCTTCGCCGTGGAACGGCTGATCAAACGCGACGGGCTGCGGATCGCGGACGGCGTGCTGGCGGCGGTCCTCGCGCACGGCGTCTCGCTGGCCACCGATCTGTGGGTCGCCGAGGCGGCCCCGGAGTCCATCCGGGTCGCACTGACCCAGCCGCTGGCCAACGGCGGACTGACCGCGCCGGTGCACAGCTATCTCGCGCCGGTCATCGCGTACATGACAGCAGTGGGTATGTCGCGGCGTCCCCGCTGGCGGGTGGCGATGTGGTGCGTCCTGCTGCTGGACGCCTTCGCCGTGCTCGTCGGCCGCTACACGACACCGCTCGCCATCGTCACCACCATCCTCATCGGCTGGACGGTGGCCTTCGGGACGCTGTACGCGGTCGGCTCCCCCAATGTGCGCCCCACCGGGCAGAACCTCCTGGCCGGACTGCGCCGGGTCGGCTTCCACCCGGTCAGCGCGGTACGCGCGGAGGACATCGGCAACCCCGAGCACCCGGAGCACGTCGACCGCGGCCGCCGCTACATCGTCACCCTGGAGGACGGCCCGCCCATCGACGTGACCGTCGTGGACCGCGAGCGGCAGGCCCAGGGATTCTTCTACCGGGTGTGGCGCCGGCTGTCGCTGCGGGGCATCAACCAGCGCCGCAGCCTCCAGTCACTGCGCCAGGCGCTGGAGCAGGAGGCGCTGCTGGCATACGCGGCGATCGCGGCCGGCGCCAGCGCCCCCAAGCTGATCGCCACCTCCGAGCTGGGCCCGGACGCCGTGATGCTCGTGTACGAGCACATCGACGGCCGGCCGCTGGACGCACTGCCGGACGAGGAGATCACCGACGAGCTGATGCGCAACGCCTGGCGACAGGTGGCGGCGCTCCAGTCGCGGCGCATCGCGCACCGCCGCCTGGTGGGTGACGCCCTCCTGGTGGATCGTTCCGGCAGCATCATCCTGACCGATCTGCGCGGCGGCGAGATCGCGGCGGGCGACCTGGTCCTGCGGATGGACATCGCGCAGCTGCTGACCACGTTCGCGCTGCGGACCGGCGCCGAGCGGGCGGTGGCCGCCGCCGTCGACGTACTCGACCCGGACGCGGTGGCCGACAGCCTGCCGCTGCTCCAGCCGATCGCCCTCAGCCGCACCACCCGGTCCACGCTGCGGCAGCTGGCCCGCGAGCGCTCCGCGCGGGAGCGCGAGGCGGTCCTGGAGGCGTCGCGCGCCACCAAGGAACGCAAGGCCGCCGAGGCGGCCCGGCGGGGCGGCGCACACACACAGGAGCAGCCGGCCAACCGCAAGGTGGCGCGCGCCGAGAAGAGCGCCGAGAAGCGGGCGGTCGACGAGGCGCTGGAGGAGGCCCGCGAGGAGGACCTGCTCTCGCAGATCCGCCAGCAGGTGCTGCTGATCCGCCCGGCCGCGCCGGTGGAACCGGCCCGTCTGGAACGCATCCGGCCACGCACCCTCGTCACCTGGATCGCCGGCGTGTTCGCCGCGTACTTCCTGGCCTCACAGATCACCCACGCCAAGTTCGGCGAGGTGGTCGGCGAGGCCCAGTGGGTGTGGGTGGTGGCGGCGCTGGTCTTCTCGACGCTGACCTACCCGGCGGCGGCGATGAGCCTGCTCGGCTTCGTACCCGAGAAGGTGTCCTTCCTGCGGACGGTGATCGCGCAGGTGGCGGGCAACTTCGTCAAGCTGGTCGCGCCCGCCGCGGTGGGCGGTGTGGCGCTGAACACCCGCTTCCTCCAGCGCTCGGGCATCCGGCCCGGTCTCGCGGTGGCGAGCGTGGGCGCGTCCCAGCTGTTCGGCCTGGGCTGCCACATCCTGCTGCTGCTGACCTTCGGCTACCTGACCGGCACCGAGCGCACGCCGTCGCTCTCCCCGTCCCGCGCGGTGATCGCGGGCCTGCTGACGGCGGCCGTGCTGGTGCTCGTGGTGACCGCGGTCCCGGGGCTGCGCAAGTTCATCGGCACCCGCGTACGGTCCCTGTTCGCGGGCGTGGTGCCGCGCATCCTGGACGTGCTCCAGCGCCCGAAGAAGCTGGTGGTCGGCATCAGCGGCACGCTGCTGCTCACGGCGGCGAACGTGCTGTGCCTGGACGCGTCGATCCGCGCGTTCGGCGGGGGCGGACAGCTCAGCTACGCGGCCATCGCGGTGGTGTTCCTCGCGGGCAACGCGGTGGGCTCCGCGGCGCCCACCCCCGGCGGTGTGGCGGCCATCGAGACCGCGCTGACCACCACGCTGACGCTGGCCGGGCTCACCACGGACATCGCGTTCCCCGCGGTTCTGCTGTTCCGGCTGATGACCTTCTGGCTGCCGGTGCTGCCGGGCTGGATCTCGTTCACACAGCTGACGCGTAAGGGGCAGATCTGA
- a CDS encoding MGMT family protein, which yields MSGKTGGPHGPGGPGGHGGDGVGEEGGGPPDSGGSQLPVYAERVLAVAELIPPGRVMTYGDIAEWLAGEDPPEGCREDDPGWRVGGPRQVGRVMALYGGAVPWWRVVRADGRLLPGGELRAMAHYREEGTPLREAGRSAEGHVPRLDLRRARWDGSDPVRRD from the coding sequence ATGAGTGGGAAAACGGGAGGGCCGCACGGGCCCGGCGGGCCCGGCGGACACGGCGGTGACGGGGTGGGCGAGGAGGGCGGCGGCCCACCGGACTCCGGCGGATCGCAGCTCCCCGTGTACGCGGAACGCGTACTCGCGGTCGCCGAGCTGATCCCGCCCGGCCGCGTGATGACGTACGGCGACATCGCCGAGTGGCTCGCGGGGGAGGACCCGCCCGAAGGGTGCCGTGAGGACGACCCGGGGTGGCGCGTGGGCGGGCCGCGCCAGGTGGGCCGGGTGATGGCCCTGTACGGAGGCGCCGTGCCGTGGTGGCGCGTCGTGCGCGCCGACGGCCGCCTGCTGCCCGGCGGCGAGCTGCGCGCGATGGCGCACTACCGAGAGGAGGGCACCCCGCTGCGGGAGGCCGGCCGGTCGGCCGAGGGCCACGTACCGCGCCTCGACCTGCGGCGGGCCCGCTGGGACGGCAGCGATCCGGTGCGAAGGGACTGA
- the moeZ gene encoding adenylyltransferase/sulfurtransferase MoeZ codes for MSLPPLVEPAEELTVDEVRRYSRHLIIPDVGMDGQKRLKNAKVLCVGAGGLGSPALMYLAAAGVGTLGIVEFDEVDESNLQRQIIHSQADIGRSKAASAKDTVLGINPYVTVNLHEERLDSTNVMELFAQYDLIVDGTDNFATRYLVNDACVLLNKPYVWGSIYRFDGQASVFWSEHGPCYRCLYPEPPPPGMVPSCAEGGVLGVLCASIGSIQVNEAIKLLAGIGEPLVGRLMIYDALEMTYRQVKVRKDPECAVCGENPTVTELIDYEAFCGVVSEEAQEAAAGSTITPQQLKEWIDTDEKIEIIDVREPNEYEIVSIPGAKLIPKNEFLMGTALQDLPQDKKIVLHCKTGVRSAEVLAVLKSAGFADAVHVGGGVIGWVNTVEPEKPVY; via the coding sequence GTGTCGCTGCCACCCCTGGTCGAGCCCGCCGAGGAGCTCACCGTCGACGAGGTCCGCAGGTACTCCCGCCACCTGATCATCCCGGATGTCGGGATGGACGGGCAGAAGCGGCTGAAGAACGCCAAGGTGCTGTGTGTCGGCGCCGGCGGCCTGGGCTCGCCCGCGCTGATGTACCTGGCCGCGGCGGGCGTCGGGACCCTCGGCATCGTGGAGTTCGACGAGGTCGACGAGTCCAACCTCCAGCGCCAGATCATCCACAGCCAGGCGGACATCGGCCGCTCCAAGGCCGCCTCCGCCAAGGACACGGTGCTGGGCATCAACCCGTACGTCACGGTCAACCTCCACGAAGAGCGCCTCGACTCCACCAACGTCATGGAGCTGTTCGCCCAGTACGACCTGATCGTCGACGGCACGGACAACTTCGCCACCCGCTACCTGGTCAACGACGCCTGCGTGCTGCTGAACAAGCCGTACGTCTGGGGCTCGATCTACCGGTTCGACGGCCAGGCGTCGGTGTTCTGGAGCGAGCACGGCCCCTGCTACCGCTGCCTGTACCCGGAGCCCCCGCCGCCCGGCATGGTCCCCTCCTGCGCCGAGGGCGGCGTCCTGGGCGTGCTGTGCGCGTCCATCGGCTCCATCCAGGTCAACGAGGCGATCAAGCTGCTGGCCGGCATCGGTGAGCCGCTGGTCGGCCGCCTGATGATCTACGACGCGCTGGAGATGACGTACCGCCAGGTCAAGGTACGCAAGGACCCCGAGTGCGCGGTCTGCGGCGAGAACCCGACCGTCACCGAACTCATCGACTACGAGGCCTTCTGCGGCGTCGTGTCCGAGGAGGCCCAGGAGGCGGCGGCCGGTTCCACGATCACTCCGCAGCAGCTCAAGGAGTGGATCGACACGGACGAGAAGATCGAGATCATCGACGTCCGGGAGCCGAACGAGTACGAGATCGTCTCGATCCCCGGCGCCAAGCTGATCCCGAAGAACGAGTTCCTGATGGGCACCGCCCTCCAGGACCTCCCGCAGGACAAGAAGATCGTCCTGCACTGCAAGACCGGCGTCCGCTCCGCCGAGGTCCTCGCCGTCCTGAAGTCCGCCGGCTTCGCGGACGCGGTCCACGTGGGCGGCGGCGTGATCGGCTGGGTGAACACGGTTGAGCCGGAGAAGCCGGTGTACTGA
- a CDS encoding spherulation-specific family 4 protein, with the protein MPYLTTPVDGGRAATGAAPLGVGVPGFAHPLMAPTEWAELLRLSRGLACTGGAGRAPGPQGTAAALHWVVLNVARGPGARPDPYCLPATAQLRDAGARLLGHLDLEHGARPFGELVSDAHRFLDWYKVDGFYLDSCPTERTQLSETRRLTTTLRALRDGAHLVTGHGRHPHPGYADAADQLVTFAGRWSDYRWSQVAEWTAEYPAGRFCHLVHGVPRTHLEEALRIARWQGAGTVYFTDRLDHGGGAWESLPGYWDEFVSRIGPGVSE; encoded by the coding sequence ATGCCGTATCTGACGACTCCGGTGGACGGCGGGCGCGCAGCGACCGGTGCCGCGCCGCTGGGCGTCGGCGTCCCCGGGTTCGCCCATCCGCTGATGGCACCCACGGAGTGGGCCGAACTGCTGCGGCTCTCCCGAGGCCTGGCCTGCACCGGGGGAGCAGGCCGGGCGCCGGGTCCGCAGGGCACCGCGGCGGCGTTGCACTGGGTGGTGCTCAACGTCGCGCGGGGCCCTGGGGCCCGGCCCGACCCGTACTGCCTGCCCGCCACCGCCCAGTTGCGGGACGCGGGCGCCCGGCTGCTGGGCCACCTCGACCTGGAGCACGGGGCCCGGCCCTTCGGTGAGCTGGTCTCCGACGCGCACCGCTTCCTGGACTGGTACAAGGTCGACGGCTTCTATCTGGACAGCTGTCCCACAGAGCGGACACAGCTGTCCGAGACCCGGCGCCTGACCACCACGCTGCGCGCCCTGAGGGACGGCGCGCACCTGGTCACCGGGCACGGCCGCCACCCGCACCCCGGTTACGCGGACGCCGCCGACCAGCTCGTCACCTTCGCCGGGCGCTGGTCCGACTACCGCTGGTCGCAAGTGGCCGAGTGGACCGCCGAGTACCCGGCCGGGCGCTTCTGCCACCTGGTGCACGGCGTTCCCCGTACGCACCTGGAAGAAGCCCTGCGCATCGCCCGCTGGCAGGGCGCCGGAACGGTCTATTTCACCGACCGGCTCGACCACGGCGGCGGCGCCTGGGAGTCGCTGCCCGGCTACTGGGACGAATTCGTCTCGCGTATCGGACCTGGTGTCTCGGAATGA